CAAGCAATCGTAATCGCCCGCCCCACCACCAACACCGGCGATACCACCGACAAACAACTAGTCGCCTACGTAGTACTTGATTCGCCAGCCGATGATCCTGCTGGCTTGGTCGCTGAGCTGCGGGGGTTTGTGGGTTCGCGATTGCCGGACTTCATGGTGCCAGCGGCGGTGGTAGTGCTCGATGAGTTGCCGATGACTGTCAACGGCAAGGTCGATCGCCAGGCGTTGCCGAGCCCGGAGTTCGATGCGGGGGTGGTTTATCGGGCGCCGCGCGATCAGCGTGAGCTGACGTTGGCGGAGTTGTTCGCCGAGGTGCTGGGGTTACCGCAGGTGGGCATCGATGATGGGTTCTTCGATTTGGGTGGACATTCGTTGTCTGCGACGCGGTTGGTCGCACGAGTGCGGGCACAGTTGGGGGTAGAGGTTCCGATCAGGGCGGTTTTTGAGGCGCCCACCGTTGCCCGACTGGCGGAGTGGCTTTCCCAAGAACGAATAGTTGAGTCCGCGGATCCGTTCGCCGTGGTGTTACCAATTCGTCTGGGCGGGACGAGGCCGCCTATGTGGTGCGTGCACCCGGCAGGTGGATTTAGTTGGGGCTATCGGAGACTCATCGGTCACCTCCGTGATCGACCGATCTATGGCCTGCAAGCTCGCGGCCTCGACGGCATAACACCGGTCGCCTCCTCGGTACCCGCCATGGCTAACGACTATCTCGAGCAAATATTGGCCGTCCAGCCCGAAGGGCCATTCTTCCTGCTGGGATATTCCTTCGGAGGTGTCGTCGCCCACGCAATAGCAGCAGAACTCCAAACCCGCGGACACCAAGTCGCACTGCTGGGAATGATCGACAGTAAGCCTTTTATGGATGACGACGGTGGCATAATGCGGCCCGAACTTCATCCCGAACCCGGGTCACTCGCTGAAAGCGAGATGTTCGACGCAATAGGTAAATGGATCCAAGAACGCTACCATATCTCGGTTGACAATCCAGATTACCAGCAAATAGCCAAAACAAGTTTTGCAATGTGGAAAAATGTGGTCGTCCTGGTAAAAGATTATATACCGCCGATCTACGACGGCCCGTCCGTATTGTTTATATCGACAATTGACCAGGTTAAATCGCGGGACGAAGTCATTGCGGATTGGCAGCCATATTTGCGAGGAACTGTTACGGCATACGATATTGAAGGCAGGCATTCCGACTTGGACCTGGCCGCGCCGATGGCAATGATCGGTCAGATACTCGATCGCGCCACAACAGCCGGAGATAACGATCAGGTCACAGAAAAGGATTTAAAAAATGACTGCTAGAGCGCGTCGGTCTTCGCAATTCATTCGGTTAGTCATTCCCATGATCACAGTGACAGTGCCCCTGAAGCTCGCAGAGCTCTGTATTCCAAGGCGGTTCTCAAAAGTCGAGACCACTCCATTCATCGATCCTTGTCAATTTGAGTGGAATGGCATTGCCGAATCAGAGTATTCCAAGGTCCAGGCCGAACTGGAGATCGTATTATCGGCAATCGACACAATTCCGGCTTTTCAAGAAATCTCGGAGGATCAACGGATTCTCACGGACGATGACAAATGGCTTACTTACGTTTTCTACATCTACGGCCAGCGTTTCGAGAAACAATGCAGCGACTGCCCCGACACCGCCCGCCTCCTGCAGGAAATACCAGGAATGAAAACCGCATTCTTCTCTATCCTGGCCCCTGGTAAGAAGATCCCCCCGCACCGAGGGCCATACCGCGGAGTAATGCGCTACCACCTACCCCTCGTCGTTCCGCAAAACGGTCAATGCGGAATCCGAGTTGGCGATCAGACCGCCACGTATAAAGAGGGCGTGGGAATGATGTTCGACGATTCCTACGACCACGAGGTGTGGAACGATACTGATGAAAGCCGCGTAGTTCTGTTTCTCGACATCGTGAGACCGATGAAATTCCCGTTCAATATCATAAATTCCATTTTCATCGCCATTATGGGTCGGTCACCGACCGTAAGGAAGATAAAAAAGAAGCAGGCTGCCTGGGACCGCATGATCGAAAAGAAAAATTGCACCTAGCGGCCCCAGGTCGCTAGCGAACCGCGTAGAAGTTTACTATACACTGTCTTGTAGCGCTAGATCGGTGAATTTGACCTTACGCTGGGCGGCGATATCAGAATAATTTCATTATTGTGGCTGCGTATCCCACTAAACGATCGCGACCGCGCGATCGCTGGCCGAGCGGGAGGTACGAAATGTCGTTCGTGAACGTAGCGCCGGAGATGGTGGCGACGGCGGCAACGGAACTGACCAGTATCGGCTCAACAGTCGGCGCCGCTACCGCCGCGGTTGCCGTTCCGACGACCGGGGTGATGGCTGCGGCCACCGATGAGGTCTCCGCGGCGCTGGCGGCGCTATTCACCGAGTACGGTCAGCAATTTCAGACCGTTGCCGCACAGATGGCAGCGTCTTATCAGCAATTCACGCGCAATGTAATGGCCAGCGTGAATGCGTATACGGCCGCGGAAACCACCAACATCCGACAGTTCGTGTTGAGCGCGGCAGGCCCGATCAATGAGCCCTTCGTAGAGCTGACCGGGCGCCCGCTGATCGGCGACGGCGCTAACGGATACACCAACGCTCAAGGTGCGGGGACGGCCGGCGGGGCCGGCGGGTGGTTGTACGGCGACGGCGGTACCGGTGGCACCAGCACTCGCTTTGGGGTGGCTGGGGGTGCCGGCGGGCCCGCGGGTCTGATCGGCGATGGCGGCACCGGCGGCAAAAGCGTTTACGGCGGGATGCCTGGGGGGTCCGGCGGGCGCGGGGGCCTCCTGTTCGGCGATGGCGGCACGGGCGGAGCGAGCGGGCCTGGGGGCGTTGGCGGCGTGGGCGGTGGTGCGGGCCTGTTGTTGGGGCAACCCGGGACCGCGGGGATAAGCACACTCCTTTCGCCGAACCAAACGCTTATCTATGTGGATCGATTCGGCAACCCGATACTCAACATCTCGGTCGGCGGCGGACCCAGTTCGCCCGTCATCGTCGACTCCGGCGCCTCGGGTCTTGTGGTTCCACCGCAATACGTCAATTTGGCGAATCTCGGTGCGTCCACCGGGAACGGTAGCGTCAGTTACGGCGGCACCCTTTTCGTCAACTACAACACGTACGTGACGACCGTGAACCTCGGGAATGGAATCGTTACCGGACCGACCACCGTTGGCGTTGCCACCTCGGCATATCTGGGTACCCCAGCGAACCCTATCAACGACCTTTCGTTGTTACCCGCCTATCTGGGCGTGGGCCCCAACAACGACTTTCCATTCGGCACCCCCA
The sequence above is drawn from the Mycobacterium riyadhense genome and encodes:
- a CDS encoding aspartyl/asparaginyl beta-hydroxylase domain-containing protein, which encodes MTVPLKLAELCIPRRFSKVETTPFIDPCQFEWNGIAESEYSKVQAELEIVLSAIDTIPAFQEISEDQRILTDDDKWLTYVFYIYGQRFEKQCSDCPDTARLLQEIPGMKTAFFSILAPGKKIPPHRGPYRGVMRYHLPLVVPQNGQCGIRVGDQTATYKEGVGMMFDDSYDHEVWNDTDESRVVLFLDIVRPMKFPFNIINSIFIAIMGRSPTVRKIKKKQAAWDRMIEKKNCT
- a CDS encoding PecA family PE domain-processing aspartic protease codes for the protein MSFVNVAPEMVATAATELTSIGSTVGAATAAVAVPTTGVMAAATDEVSAALAALFTEYGQQFQTVAAQMAASYQQFTRNVMASVNAYTAAETTNIRQFVLSAAGPINEPFVELTGRPLIGDGANGYTNAQGAGTAGGAGGWLYGDGGTGGTSTRFGVAGGAGGPAGLIGDGGTGGKSVYGGMPGGSGGRGGLLFGDGGTGGASGPGGVGGVGGGAGLLLGQPGTAGISTLLSPNQTLIYVDRFGNPILNISVGGGPSSPVIVDSGASGLVVPPQYVNLANLGASTGNGSVSYGGTLFVNYNTYVTTVNLGNGIVTGPTTVGVATSAYLGTPANPINDLSLLPAYLGVGPNNDFPFGTPISGTLPGNMNQGVLINMPRGLVEFGPNSLPPIVEMDGAPRTVVQVQINNELPQTVGVFVDSGGVGGTIPQSLVPGLNIGNHLPEGTTISVYTINGVHLYTQTVTASNSPLVVASAPPNAVPGQDAYYVFNTGNYPFSVAPIYIANNDAVGTTIFDRLI